Proteins from a single region of Sneathiella aquimaris:
- a CDS encoding GDP-mannose 4,6-dehydratase — MSKKFFVLGSNSFSGASFCAHLLRAGFQVYGGSRSAEPHSAFLPYRWEENQDKFSFHQLDLNENLPEIIDLIKQEEIPFVVNFASQSMVGESWDNPGDWFRTNALSTVLLHEELRKLPFLERYVHISTPEVYGNTSGFVDEHHPFNPSTPYAVSRAAGDMSLMSYFKAYNFPVVFTRAANVFGPGQQLYRIIPRTILYGLTGQKLQLHGGGHSERSFIHIEDVSAATVKIALEGKIGECYHISTPELISIRNLVEKISERLGIEASDLVEVVGERQGKDQTYSLNDNKLRETLGWSDQISLDQGIDETIDWVKTNLETLKGQPQSYIHKP, encoded by the coding sequence ATGTCTAAAAAGTTTTTTGTTCTTGGGAGTAATTCCTTTTCTGGGGCCAGCTTTTGCGCCCATCTGCTGCGCGCCGGATTTCAGGTTTATGGGGGAAGCCGTTCGGCCGAACCGCATTCGGCTTTTCTGCCCTATCGATGGGAAGAAAATCAGGATAAATTTTCGTTTCACCAATTGGACCTGAATGAAAACCTGCCCGAGATCATTGATCTGATCAAACAGGAAGAAATTCCGTTTGTCGTGAATTTTGCGTCCCAAAGTATGGTAGGTGAGAGTTGGGATAATCCGGGTGACTGGTTCCGTACCAATGCCCTGTCGACTGTTTTACTACATGAAGAATTGCGGAAACTTCCCTTTTTGGAACGCTATGTCCATATCTCGACACCGGAAGTATATGGCAATACATCCGGGTTTGTGGATGAGCACCACCCTTTTAATCCCAGCACACCATATGCGGTTTCCCGCGCCGCTGGCGACATGAGCCTGATGAGCTATTTTAAGGCGTACAACTTTCCTGTGGTCTTTACCCGCGCGGCCAATGTGTTTGGTCCCGGTCAGCAACTTTACCGGATTATTCCGCGAACAATTCTGTATGGTTTGACCGGACAGAAATTGCAGTTGCACGGCGGGGGACATTCTGAACGTTCTTTCATTCATATTGAAGATGTCTCCGCTGCGACCGTTAAGATCGCGCTCGAAGGTAAAATCGGGGAGTGCTATCATATTTCCACGCCAGAGCTGATCAGTATTCGCAATCTGGTGGAAAAAATCAGTGAACGTCTGGGGATCGAGGCCTCTGATCTGGTTGAGGTTGTGGGCGAGCGTCAGGGAAAAGATCAAACCTACAGTTTGAACGACAACAAACTGCGCGAGACCCTTGGATGGTCAGATCAAATCTCACTTGATCAGGGAATTGACGAGACCATTGATTGGGTGAAAACAAATCTGGAGACCCTGAAAGGGCAACCACAATCCTATATCCATAAACCGTAA
- a CDS encoding nucleotidyltransferase family protein gives MDALLLAAGLGTRLRPLTDILPKCLMPVQGRPLLGIWLEMLKQGGFDRVFINLHYLSPLVRAYVENSPYREQVTFLDEPELLGTAGTLNRFRNEFSDTLLLAHADNLTLFDVTAFIRAFEQRTPDCAMTMMTFETDQPQSCGIVSLDEAGTVVAFTEKPQEYIGNLANGAVYMMDFSVIRKLLDADPQITDFSTQILPEFVGRMNSYHNGVYHRDIGTVAAIGNAQLEIESVAMAAPLLAQVDSYWVPTPERRLMAEKFRETLALTDLCEEVVGRLMLG, from the coding sequence ATGGACGCATTATTGCTTGCCGCAGGCCTTGGCACCCGACTGAGACCCCTGACCGATATCTTGCCAAAATGTTTGATGCCTGTGCAGGGGCGGCCGTTGTTGGGGATTTGGCTGGAAATGCTGAAGCAGGGGGGCTTTGATCGGGTTTTTATCAATTTGCATTACTTGTCGCCCTTGGTGCGCGCTTATGTGGAAAACAGCCCTTATCGGGAACAGGTGACGTTTCTTGATGAGCCCGAACTTCTGGGCACAGCGGGTACATTAAACCGGTTCCGAAATGAGTTTTCCGATACGCTTTTATTGGCACATGCCGATAACCTGACACTGTTTGATGTGACTGCGTTTATCCGCGCCTTTGAACAGCGCACGCCAGATTGCGCAATGACCATGATGACGTTTGAGACAGATCAGCCTCAAAGTTGCGGAATTGTGTCCTTGGACGAGGCGGGTACGGTTGTCGCATTTACGGAGAAGCCGCAAGAGTATATTGGCAATCTGGCAAATGGTGCTGTCTATATGATGGATTTTTCGGTGATAAGAAAGTTGTTGGATGCGGATCCTCAGATTACGGATTTCAGTACACAGATCTTGCCCGAATTTGTCGGCCGAATGAATAGCTATCATAACGGGGTTTACCATCGGGATATTGGGACGGTCGCGGCCATTGGAAATGCCCAGCTGGAAATAGAAAGTGTGGCGATGGCCGCGCCACTTCTGGCGCAGGTTGACAGTTACTGGGTACCGACGCCCGAGCGCCGCCTGATGGCGGAGAAATTCCGCGAGACGCTTGCCCTGACAGACCTTTGTGAAGAGGTTGTCGGTCGTTTGATGCTGGGTTAA
- a CDS encoding PfkB family carbohydrate kinase, producing the protein MTPKEHTAHIKALRSENGPDFKIGMVSGNFNVVHPGHLRLLKFAADCCDYLVVVVNDDRHPGVLVPAQLRLENIVAISFVDYAFLLEEDLTATIDALRPDLVIKGKEHQNVPNPESDILSQYGGKLLFSSGDAIFSSIDLIQAESDPKKSLHNLKASPNFLQRHQISTENFSAILNKFCDLNVLVVGDLIVDEYITCDVLGLSREDPTVVVTPVLEQKFIGGAGIVASHAHGLGANTTYVTVCGDDREAKDSLEKFKEYGVQAFIGRDGSRPTTLKQRYRSSGKTLLRVSKLKQHAIDQTLQDEIFETFQERVDSLDLLVFSDFNYGVLPQSLVDRMIALGKEKNLLMVADSQSSSQIGDISRFHDMLLLKPTEIEARLAIQDHDVGLVGAAEKLANKCNPSHILLTMGAEGTLIQTLHPDKSEWMTDRLPAFCDAPKDPAGAGDAMLVTASMALAAGASIWEAAYIGSVASGCQVATVGNRPLSVDTIRHELGIW; encoded by the coding sequence ATGACACCTAAGGAGCATACAGCCCATATTAAAGCGCTGCGGAGCGAAAACGGCCCTGATTTCAAGATCGGTATGGTCAGCGGTAATTTTAATGTGGTGCATCCCGGTCACTTGAGACTGCTTAAATTCGCAGCGGATTGCTGTGATTACCTGGTTGTTGTGGTGAACGATGACCGCCACCCCGGTGTCCTTGTCCCGGCCCAGTTAAGACTTGAAAATATTGTTGCAATCAGTTTCGTCGACTATGCCTTTCTTTTGGAAGAGGATCTGACGGCGACCATTGATGCGCTGCGTCCGGATCTGGTCATCAAGGGAAAAGAGCATCAGAACGTTCCCAATCCGGAATCTGACATATTGTCTCAATATGGTGGGAAACTGCTGTTTAGTTCCGGTGACGCGATTTTTTCCTCGATTGATTTGATTCAGGCAGAGAGTGATCCGAAGAAGTCGCTCCACAATTTGAAAGCCTCGCCCAATTTTTTACAACGTCATCAGATCAGCACAGAAAATTTCTCGGCCATTTTGAATAAATTCTGTGACCTTAACGTACTTGTTGTCGGAGACCTGATTGTCGATGAATATATCACCTGTGATGTTCTTGGGTTGTCACGGGAAGATCCGACCGTTGTTGTCACGCCCGTTCTGGAACAGAAATTTATCGGGGGCGCCGGGATTGTCGCCAGTCATGCCCATGGCTTAGGGGCAAATACGACCTATGTCACCGTTTGCGGCGATGACCGGGAAGCGAAAGACAGTCTTGAGAAGTTCAAGGAATATGGTGTGCAGGCCTTTATCGGTCGGGATGGCAGCCGTCCGACGACGCTGAAACAACGGTATCGTTCGTCCGGGAAGACCCTGTTGCGGGTGTCCAAGCTTAAACAGCACGCGATAGATCAGACTTTGCAGGATGAGATTTTTGAAACCTTTCAGGAGCGCGTGGATTCTCTGGATCTGCTGGTTTTTTCAGATTTCAATTACGGTGTGCTGCCCCAGTCGCTCGTCGACAGAATGATCGCGCTTGGAAAAGAGAAAAATCTTCTGATGGTGGCGGATAGCCAGTCGTCCTCTCAAATCGGGGATATTTCCCGCTTTCACGATATGTTGCTGTTGAAACCCACTGAGATTGAAGCACGGTTGGCCATTCAGGACCATGATGTCGGCTTGGTTGGTGCTGCTGAGAAGCTCGCCAATAAATGTAATCCATCGCATATCTTGCTCACCATGGGCGCTGAAGGCACCCTGATACAAACGTTGCATCCAGACAAAAGCGAATGGATGACAGATCGATTGCCGGCTTTTTGCGATGCGCCGAAAGACCCTGCCGGGGCTGGGGATGCGATGCTCGTGACGGCGTCTATGGCGCTCGCCGCGGGTGCCAGCATCTGGGAAGCTGCCTATATCGGGTCGGTGGCGTCCGGTTGTCAGGTGGCCACAGTTGGTAATCGACCCTTAAGCGTGGATACGATCCGGCACGAACTTGGTATTTGGTAG
- a CDS encoding zinc-binding dehydrogenase: MKAAVLFETQKPLRILDDVTLPPLAAGQVEVEIAFSGVCHSQLMEVQGKRGEDRYLPHLLGHEATGIVRAIGSGVTKVAPGDAVILGWIKGDGQDVAGALYDWHGTTLNSGGITTFSERSVVSENRLTKLPEGLPMDLGVLFGCAVPTGAGMAQNEFDIQPHHSVVVFGIGGIGAISLMYANCQKPKTLIAVDINPEKRATALDLGATHALDGASDTLIDDIVQLTDGLGADLCIDAAGRISTIEIAFQVTRRNGGQCVFASHPEAGQKISIDPFELINGKNLKGSWGGKTRPDQDLPRFFELFKKNDLPLESMITKRYSLDAINDALDDLATGRVMRPLIEINPALAER; encoded by the coding sequence ATGAAAGCCGCTGTTCTTTTCGAGACACAAAAACCACTTCGAATTCTGGATGATGTAACCTTGCCACCGTTGGCCGCGGGTCAGGTCGAGGTTGAGATCGCCTTTAGTGGTGTTTGTCATAGTCAATTAATGGAAGTTCAGGGAAAGCGCGGCGAAGATCGGTATCTGCCCCATTTATTAGGCCATGAAGCAACGGGTATTGTGCGGGCGATTGGATCCGGCGTCACGAAAGTTGCCCCGGGTGATGCGGTTATTCTGGGCTGGATTAAGGGGGACGGGCAGGATGTCGCCGGTGCCTTGTACGACTGGCATGGCACGACCTTGAATTCCGGCGGGATTACAACGTTTAGCGAACGGTCTGTTGTTTCAGAAAACCGGCTGACAAAGTTACCCGAAGGATTGCCAATGGATCTTGGCGTTCTGTTCGGGTGCGCTGTTCCGACCGGGGCGGGGATGGCACAAAATGAATTTGATATTCAGCCCCATCATTCTGTCGTTGTTTTTGGCATAGGTGGTATTGGTGCCATTTCGTTGATGTATGCAAACTGTCAGAAGCCGAAAACCCTGATTGCGGTGGATATCAATCCAGAGAAACGAGCAACGGCGCTGGACCTTGGGGCAACCCATGCTTTGGACGGGGCGTCTGACACGCTGATTGATGATATAGTACAGCTGACAGACGGTCTGGGTGCTGACCTCTGTATTGATGCAGCCGGCCGCATTTCAACCATTGAAATAGCTTTTCAGGTCACCCGGCGCAACGGCGGTCAATGCGTTTTTGCGTCTCATCCCGAAGCTGGTCAGAAGATTTCCATTGACCCTTTCGAATTGATTAATGGTAAAAACCTGAAAGGTAGCTGGGGCGGAAAAACCCGACCCGATCAGGATCTGCCGCGTTTCTTTGAACTGTTTAAAAAGAACGATCTGCCGCTGGAAAGTATGATCACCAAACGCTATTCGCTTGATGCGATAAATGACGCCCTTGATGATCTGGCGACAGGCCGGGTTATGCGGCCCTTGATCGAGATAAATCCTGCGCTGGCTGAAAGATAA
- a CDS encoding THUMP domain-containing class I SAM-dependent RNA methyltransferase, translated as MKSENKMEILLVTPPGLEEALRLEAMEKGFKKPVSITGGVQVLGDWKEVWRANLELRGASRVLVRIGSFRVVHLSQVDKRMRQFPWGDYLLKDHPVKVEVTSKKSRVYHQKAAAERIERALVEEMGITISAEADICLKIRIFDDICTISIDTSGEGLHKRGHKEAVNKAPLRETMAALILRQCGFNGKEPVVDPMCGSGTFVIEAAEIAARKKPGRTRAFAFEKLATFENAVWQEMRAENREHLPDLHFYGFDRDEGAIKFSTANAKRSKVDMLTTFDAQPISTLSCPDGPAGLVVINPPYGIRIGDQKKLRPLYQSLGQVLTQKFPGWRVGLVTNNAGLAQATALPFLPDPVSISHGGIQVKLYQTAALPMPQD; from the coding sequence ATGAAATCAGAAAACAAAATGGAAATCCTTCTTGTTACCCCTCCGGGACTGGAAGAAGCCTTGCGTCTTGAAGCCATGGAAAAAGGCTTCAAAAAACCAGTTTCCATAACCGGGGGCGTCCAGGTACTGGGCGACTGGAAAGAGGTCTGGCGGGCCAATCTGGAACTGCGCGGCGCCAGTCGCGTGCTGGTCCGCATCGGATCTTTTCGGGTGGTTCATCTGTCTCAGGTGGATAAACGCATGCGGCAGTTTCCATGGGGCGACTATTTGCTCAAAGACCATCCGGTAAAAGTTGAGGTTACATCCAAAAAATCCCGTGTTTATCATCAGAAAGCTGCCGCCGAACGGATCGAACGGGCGTTGGTTGAGGAGATGGGCATTACGATCTCAGCCGAGGCTGACATTTGCCTGAAAATCCGCATTTTTGATGACATCTGTACCATCAGCATCGATACGTCGGGCGAAGGCCTGCACAAGCGCGGACATAAAGAAGCCGTTAATAAAGCACCTTTACGGGAAACAATGGCCGCGCTCATTTTACGGCAATGCGGCTTTAACGGCAAAGAGCCCGTCGTGGACCCCATGTGCGGATCGGGAACCTTTGTGATCGAGGCTGCCGAAATCGCAGCCCGTAAAAAACCGGGCCGTACACGCGCCTTTGCGTTTGAGAAACTGGCAACTTTTGAGAACGCTGTTTGGCAGGAAATGCGTGCCGAAAACCGTGAGCATCTTCCTGACCTTCATTTTTATGGTTTCGACCGCGATGAAGGGGCAATTAAATTCAGCACCGCAAATGCGAAACGATCCAAAGTTGATATGCTGACAACGTTTGATGCACAGCCCATCAGCACCCTTTCCTGTCCTGACGGACCGGCTGGCCTTGTGGTGATTAACCCACCCTACGGCATCCGCATCGGAGACCAGAAAAAACTACGCCCCCTCTACCAGTCTTTGGGCCAGGTTCTGACGCAAAAATTTCCGGGATGGCGGGTCGGTTTAGTCACAAATAATGCTGGTCTGGCACAAGCAACGGCTCTTCCGTTCCTGCCCGACCCTGTCAGCATCTCTCATGGCGGTATTCAGGTTAAACTCTATCAGACGGCGGCTCTTCCAATGCCTCAGGATTGA
- a CDS encoding GlxA family transcriptional regulator translates to MNPHLIYFYVFEDALMLDISGPLQVLKSAINRADKTPFYDLRFCSATGGTVRTDVGIGIETIPVHAIPDQQIDTVFVTGGISIFKTYQAPEEVAAVKRLVSLSKRVCSVCTGAFMLAQAGLLEGRNAVTHWRRCSRLRREFPNIVIREDAIFVQDGPIWTSAGVTTGIDLALALVEADLGREAALAIAQELVVFMKRPGGQQQYSALLKVQIEDRKGEFDRLHQWVLENLSASLNVLDLANITGMSSRTFTRRYKQATGMGPAEALERFRLEAAAQLLMETDLPMKRIADRSGFGQYERMRRAFLKIFGVSPKLYRERFQS, encoded by the coding sequence ATGAACCCTCATCTTATTTATTTCTATGTGTTTGAAGATGCCCTGATGCTGGATATATCCGGGCCATTACAGGTTTTGAAAAGTGCAATAAACCGTGCCGATAAAACGCCGTTTTATGATCTTCGATTTTGTTCAGCCACCGGCGGAACCGTCAGAACAGATGTGGGTATAGGGATTGAAACCATCCCGGTGCATGCCATTCCGGATCAGCAGATTGATACGGTTTTTGTGACCGGTGGTATCAGCATTTTTAAAACCTATCAGGCACCAGAGGAAGTCGCAGCCGTCAAGCGTCTGGTTTCTTTGAGCAAACGGGTGTGTAGTGTTTGTACGGGGGCCTTTATGCTGGCACAGGCGGGGTTGCTGGAAGGCCGGAATGCAGTAACCCATTGGCGTCGCTGTTCCCGATTAAGGCGTGAGTTTCCCAATATCGTGATCCGCGAGGATGCGATTTTTGTTCAGGATGGGCCTATCTGGACATCCGCAGGGGTGACAACCGGTATTGATTTGGCGCTTGCTTTGGTCGAAGCGGATTTGGGTCGTGAGGCTGCGTTGGCCATTGCTCAGGAACTGGTTGTTTTCATGAAACGGCCGGGGGGGCAGCAACAATATAGTGCCTTGCTCAAGGTGCAGATCGAAGACAGGAAAGGCGAATTTGACAGGTTGCATCAATGGGTTCTGGAAAACCTGTCGGCAAGTTTGAATGTTTTGGACCTTGCGAATATCACCGGTATGAGCAGTCGAACCTTTACACGCCGATACAAGCAGGCGACAGGGATGGGGCCTGCGGAAGCGCTGGAGAGGTTCCGCCTGGAAGCCGCGGCGCAATTACTGATGGAAACGGACCTGCCCATGAAGCGGATCGCGGATCGATCCGGGTTTGGCCAATATGAAAGAATGCGCCGGGCATTTTTGAAGATTTTTGGGGTTTCACCAAAGCTCTATCGTGAAAGATTTCAATCCTGA
- a CDS encoding DUF1272 domain-containing protein: protein MLELRPNCELCNKDLPPASLEAMICSYECTYCKSCVDSILHNVCLKCGGGFVPRPIRPRKAWHTDYSLGLGHHPASTKRVTASFSAEEIANHVQRIEKIPPEDR, encoded by the coding sequence ATGCTTGAACTTCGCCCCAACTGTGAACTATGCAATAAAGACCTTCCGCCTGCCTCACTTGAGGCCATGATCTGCAGCTATGAATGTACCTATTGCAAGTCCTGCGTTGACAGTATTTTACATAATGTCTGTTTGAAATGCGGGGGTGGTTTTGTCCCCCGCCCCATTCGGCCCAGGAAAGCCTGGCACACAGATTATTCACTTGGGCTGGGCCATCATCCGGCATCAACAAAGCGGGTGACTGCTTCGTTCTCGGCAGAAGAAATTGCAAACCATGTTCAGCGGATTGAAAAAATACCGCCAGAAGACCGATAG
- a CDS encoding glycosyltransferase family protein — protein sequence MGLGLMGTGNSKKIEAVFDVAVVMPTIVRPSLLDAVASIYQQSFDGTVQILIGIDSLTGDPAILDMLEKDIPDRMTLTVFNPGYSTATRHGGVHTAQDGGALRTILSFLANSQYVAYLDDDNLWHQNHLKFLMQAIQGKQWAYSYRWLLDEDTGGKITLDKWHSVGPNKGLMHGTRGGFCDPNTLLIDKLACADLLHLWSMEIEGAKKLAGADRRFFDGLSATKSHGASHRATVYYKMRRTNILWQYYQAEKAHLKKTTKSPTD from the coding sequence ATGGGACTTGGGTTAATGGGAACAGGGAACAGTAAAAAAATCGAAGCCGTGTTTGATGTAGCTGTGGTCATGCCGACTATTGTAAGACCCAGTCTGCTAGACGCTGTGGCCTCCATTTATCAGCAAAGCTTTGACGGAACCGTACAAATCCTGATCGGCATTGATAGCCTGACCGGTGACCCGGCCATCCTTGACATGCTGGAAAAAGATATCCCGGACAGAATGACGCTTACGGTGTTTAATCCGGGATATTCCACGGCAACCCGTCACGGCGGTGTCCATACGGCGCAGGATGGCGGGGCCCTTCGGACCATTCTTTCTTTTCTGGCGAATAGCCAGTATGTGGCCTATCTGGATGATGATAATTTGTGGCACCAAAATCATCTGAAATTTCTCATGCAGGCCATTCAGGGCAAACAATGGGCCTATTCTTATCGCTGGCTGCTCGACGAAGACACCGGCGGCAAGATTACATTGGATAAATGGCATTCAGTGGGCCCGAATAAGGGGCTTATGCATGGAACGCGGGGCGGGTTTTGTGACCCCAACACCCTATTGATTGATAAACTGGCCTGTGCTGACCTTCTGCATTTATGGTCCATGGAAATTGAAGGGGCAAAAAAACTCGCCGGGGCCGACCGCCGTTTTTTTGATGGGCTCAGCGCAACGAAAAGCCATGGCGCTTCCCACCGGGCAACAGTCTATTACAAAATGCGACGAACAAACATTCTGTGGCAATATTATCAGGCAGAAAAGGCCCACCTCAAAAAAACGACGAAATCGCCTACTGACTAG
- a CDS encoding UDP-glucuronic acid decarboxylase family protein, with translation MTIDKKVLVTGGAGFLGSHLCQRLVEQGNEVLCVDNFFTGRKVNILSLLDKPNFELMRHDVTLPLFVEVDEIYNLACPASPVHYQFDPVQTTKTSVHGAINMLGLAKRLKARILQASTSEIYGDPEIHPQPEEYRGRVNTFGPRACYDEGKRCAETLFYDYHTQHDLQIKVMRIFNTFGPNMHPDDGRVVSNFIVKALKNEPISIYGNGLQTRSFCYVDDLIDGMVRLMATPDTVTGPINVGNPDEVTILSLARLVIDLTGSKSELIYKPLPQDDPLQRCPDIGRAKKYMNWTPEIALEDGLRKTIAYFDRLLAD, from the coding sequence ATGACGATCGATAAAAAAGTACTGGTAACCGGAGGGGCTGGTTTTCTAGGGTCTCACCTGTGCCAGCGATTGGTTGAACAGGGCAATGAGGTTCTTTGTGTCGATAATTTTTTCACCGGCCGGAAAGTCAATATCCTGTCCTTGCTGGATAAACCCAATTTTGAATTAATGCGGCATGATGTGACCTTGCCCCTTTTTGTAGAAGTTGACGAGATCTATAACCTCGCCTGTCCCGCGTCCCCGGTTCATTATCAGTTTGATCCGGTGCAAACCACGAAAACAAGCGTTCATGGCGCGATCAATATGCTTGGGCTCGCAAAACGCCTGAAAGCCAGAATACTTCAGGCGTCGACCAGCGAGATTTATGGAGACCCAGAAATTCATCCGCAACCTGAAGAGTATCGCGGGCGGGTAAATACTTTTGGACCCCGGGCCTGTTATGACGAAGGAAAGCGGTGTGCGGAAACGCTGTTTTACGACTATCACACGCAACATGATCTACAGATAAAGGTGATGCGTATCTTCAATACATTTGGTCCGAATATGCATCCGGATGATGGCCGCGTTGTGTCCAACTTTATTGTAAAAGCCCTTAAAAACGAACCGATCAGCATCTATGGGAATGGCCTGCAAACCCGGTCATTTTGTTATGTGGATGATCTTATTGATGGCATGGTTCGCCTGATGGCAACGCCGGACACAGTTACCGGTCCGATCAATGTGGGCAATCCGGACGAGGTGACGATCCTTTCTTTGGCACGTCTCGTAATTGATCTGACGGGATCGAAATCCGAATTGATCTATAAGCCGTTACCACAGGATGATCCTTTGCAACGATGCCCGGATATTGGCCGTGCGAAAAAATACATGAACTGGACGCCCGAAATCGCCTTGGAAGACGGTCTGAGAAAGACAATTGCGTATTTCGACCGGTTATTAGCAGACTAG
- a CDS encoding LysR family transcriptional regulator, translating to MDWNLVRSFLAVVETGTLTHAADALKISQPTLGRHINELESQLGVSLFVRGRSGMRLTEAGYTLVEDARQMAQGANAFLLKAAGTSEGLKGSVRITASEVVATYILPPILADLKCLEPEIELEIVASNKVDNLLSRDADIALRMVQPTQNDVIVRKITKISIGCFAARSYLDRWGVPKNAEDLFTHQLVGYDRNDLILRQMSSMGYSATRSDFAIRTDDQVVNWELVKAGAGIGFGGVFLASQSPNLVRLLPDLALPELPMWLASHQELRTNMRIRRVSDFLHEALKALPF from the coding sequence ATGGACTGGAATCTCGTTCGTTCCTTTCTCGCGGTCGTCGAGACAGGAACCCTTACCCACGCTGCTGACGCGCTGAAGATCAGCCAGCCCACCCTTGGTCGGCATATCAATGAGCTGGAAAGCCAGCTGGGCGTGTCGTTATTTGTTAGAGGCAGAAGCGGCATGCGACTGACCGAGGCGGGCTACACCCTGGTTGAAGATGCCCGGCAAATGGCACAGGGCGCGAACGCGTTTTTGTTGAAAGCAGCTGGAACGTCTGAAGGTTTGAAGGGAAGCGTTCGCATTACTGCCAGTGAGGTTGTGGCGACCTATATTCTGCCTCCGATCTTGGCGGACCTGAAATGTCTGGAGCCAGAGATCGAATTGGAGATTGTGGCAAGTAACAAGGTAGACAATCTTTTATCCCGGGATGCGGATATCGCTTTGCGGATGGTTCAGCCCACCCAAAATGATGTGATCGTGCGAAAAATAACGAAGATTTCTATCGGATGCTTTGCGGCCAGGTCTTATCTGGATCGATGGGGCGTTCCAAAAAATGCTGAAGATTTGTTCACCCATCAGCTTGTCGGATATGATCGAAACGATCTTATTCTTCGGCAAATGTCCAGTATGGGATATTCAGCCACGCGCAGCGATTTTGCAATTCGGACAGATGATCAGGTGGTGAACTGGGAGTTAGTCAAGGCGGGGGCGGGGATTGGTTTCGGCGGTGTTTTTCTGGCAAGCCAGAGCCCAAACCTTGTGCGCCTGCTTCCTGATTTAGCATTGCCTGAACTTCCAATGTGGCTCGCCTCTCATCAAGAGCTTCGGACCAATATGCGGATCCGCCGGGTCTCTGACTTTTTGCATGAGGCGTTAAAGGCACTGCCGTTTTAA
- a CDS encoding NAD-dependent epimerase/dehydratase family protein → MKTIIIFGAQGRLGFTVTKHFASAGFNVVAVSRSGHVDGLASSIEHRQADALNEQDVIRAAKGADFIFNGLNPLYTDWRTHALPMAENIMKAAAIEKAVHLFPGNIYGYGADMPALLNEQTPDQPTTEKGSIRLQMETLFRRYAENGAVRTRIIRAGDFFGGEKTGSWFDLIVVAKLHKNIFQYPGDPTINHAWAYLPDLAEAFVSLAGHDQSFGSFECFTFEGHTLTGHQLQSALERLTQRSLKRKTVPWPVLRLGGIVIKMWAEIAKMSYLWFTPHRLDGTRLSKITGDKKQTPLPLALAQSLKDLGYQDLVGKQTAD, encoded by the coding sequence ATGAAAACAATCATTATATTCGGTGCCCAGGGCAGACTGGGCTTTACAGTAACCAAACATTTCGCATCCGCCGGCTTTAACGTTGTTGCCGTCAGCCGTTCCGGCCATGTCGACGGGCTTGCATCCTCGATCGAACATCGTCAGGCCGATGCCTTAAATGAGCAAGACGTGATCCGAGCCGCGAAAGGGGCTGATTTCATCTTTAACGGTCTCAACCCTCTTTACACAGATTGGCGGACCCACGCCTTGCCGATGGCAGAAAACATCATGAAAGCGGCTGCGATAGAAAAAGCGGTCCATCTGTTCCCGGGCAATATTTACGGATATGGCGCGGACATGCCTGCGCTTCTCAACGAGCAAACCCCTGATCAGCCAACAACGGAAAAGGGAAGCATACGGTTGCAAATGGAAACACTTTTTCGGCGGTACGCAGAAAATGGGGCTGTCAGAACACGGATCATTCGTGCCGGTGATTTTTTTGGGGGTGAAAAAACGGGCTCGTGGTTTGATTTGATCGTGGTTGCCAAATTGCACAAGAACATCTTTCAATATCCGGGGGATCCCACGATCAACCATGCGTGGGCCTATCTTCCTGATCTGGCAGAGGCCTTCGTCAGTCTGGCGGGCCATGATCAAAGCTTTGGCAGTTTCGAATGTTTTACATTTGAAGGTCATACGCTGACCGGCCACCAGTTGCAGAGTGCCTTGGAACGGCTGACCCAACGATCCCTGAAACGAAAAACGGTTCCCTGGCCGGTTCTGAGACTGGGCGGCATTGTCATAAAAATGTGGGCGGAAATTGCAAAAATGTCCTACCTTTGGTTTACGCCTCATCGTCTGGATGGCACGCGCCTCTCAAAAATTACCGGTGACAAAAAGCAAACACCACTGCCCTTGGCACTAGCCCAAAGCCTGAAAGATCTTGGATATCAGGATTTGGTCGGGAAACAGACAGCGGACTAG